The Alnus glutinosa chromosome 7, dhAlnGlut1.1, whole genome shotgun sequence genome includes a region encoding these proteins:
- the LOC133872759 gene encoding acetyl-coenzyme A carboxylase carboxyl transferase subunit alpha, chloroplastic: protein MASISHCPVAFGGASASDLLGSSSNGVSGMPLRTLGRARLGTRRRDFAVVAKMRKVKKHDHPWPDNADPNVKGGILTHLSHFKPLNAKPKPVTLEFERPLLDLEKKINDVRKMANETGLDFSDQIISLENKYKQALKDLYTHLTPIQRVNIARHPNRPTFLDHVFSITENFVELHGDRSGYDDPAIVTGIGTIDGRRYMFMGHQKGRNTKENIQRNFGMPTPHGYRKALRMMYYADHHGFPIVTFIDTPGAFADLKSEELGQGEAIAHNLRTMFGLKVPIVSIVIGEGGSGGALAIGCANKLLMLENAVFYVASPEACAAILWKTAKAAPKAAERLKITAPELCKLQIADGIIPEPLGGAHADPSWTSQQIKKVINESMDELMKMDTQELLKHRMLKFRKIGGFQEGLPVDPKKKVNMKKKEEPTRKTPDLNIEDEVKKLMQQRLDAKEPSVTPPLSGMDEMIEKLKREVDREFSEAVKGIGLKDRLMTLRGEFSKVNSPDQLVHPTLKGKLEKLRDELNQGLSAAPNYESLKYKLDMLKELSKTKSLAEKSNKGATLKQEINKKFAEVMDRPDIKEKYRALKAEIENVGVSTVQDLDHELKEKVVKVKKEIELELANALKSLGLDVEVVKLKAKELSEQTSFSDVKVKIEELNEEIKEGIESVVKSSDLKEKIELLKLEVAKAGKTPDAVSKNRIAALEQQIKQTLAEALDSSNLKEKHEKLKAEISKTIESSGGLDGSLKTQYEPRVEMNVGANRTFA, encoded by the exons ATGGCTTCGATATCTCATTGTCCGGTTGCGTTCGGCGGAGCTTCGGCTTCAGATCTTCTCGGGAGCTCGAGCAACGGCGTCAGTGGCATGCCTCTGAGAACCCTAGGGAGGGCGCGATTGGGCACGAGGAGGAGGGATTTTGCGGTCGTCGCGAAGATGAGGAAGGTGAAGAAGCACGACCATCCGTGGCCCGATAATGCGGATCCGAATGTCAAAGGTGGGATCCTCACCCATCTCTCGCATTTCAAGCCGTTGAATGCGAAGCCCAAGCCAGTAACTTTGGAATTCGAGAGACCGCTTCTCGATCTGGAGAAGAAAATCAATGAT GTCCGGAAGATGGCGAATGAAACTGGTCTGGACTTCAGCGATCAGATTATTTCGTTGGAGAATAAATATAAGCAG gcgTTGAAGGATTTATATACACATCTAACTCCCATACAGCGCGTGAATATTGCCCGGCATCCTAACAGGCCAACTTTCCTCGATCATGTGTTTAGCATTACTGAAAAT TTTGTGGAGCTTCATGGAGATCGGTCTGGGTACGATGATCCTGCTATTGTTACTGGTATAGGAACCATAGATGGTAGGAGGTACATGTTCATGGGTCACCAAAAGGGTAGAAACACAAAAGAGAACATTCAGCGGAACTTTGGGATGCCTACTCCCCATGG TTATCGGAAAGCTCTACGCATGATGTACTATGCAGATCACCATGGGTTCCCTATAGTTACTTTCATTGACACCCCAGGGGCATTTGCAGACCTTAAATCTGAAGAACTAGGCCAA GGTGAAGCCATTGCACACAATTTAAGAACTATGTTTGGTTTGAAGGTACCCATTGTTTCTATTGTCATTGGGGAAGGTGGCTCTGGTGGTGCCCTTGCCATTGGCTGTGCTAATAAATTGCTAATGCTTGAAAATGCAGTTTTCTATGTTGCCAG TCCAGAAGCATGTGCAGCAATCTTGTGGAAGACTGCCAAAGCCGCTCCAAAG GCAGCTGAGAGGCTAAAGATTACTGCTCCAGAGTTGTGCAAGCTGCAGATTGCTGATGGCATTATCCCT GAGCCACTTGGCGGTGCACATGCAGATCCATCTTGGACCTCACAACAGATAAAAAAAGTCATTAATGAATCAATGGAT gaGCTCATGAAGATGGACACACAAGAGCTTCTGAAGCATCGCATGCTCAAGTTCCGAAAAATTGGTGGGTTTCAAGAAGGACTCCCTGTAGATCCTAAGAAGAAagtcaacatgaaaaagaaagaagaacccACCAGGAAGACTCCTGATCTAAATATAGAGGATGAGGTCAAAAAACTTATGCAGCAAAGATTGGATGCCAAGGAGCCATCTGTCACACCTCCACTGTCGGGTATGGATGAGATGATAGAAAAACTGAAAAGAGAGGTTGATCGTGAATTTTCTGAGGCTGTTAAAGGCATTGGGTTGAAGGACAGGCTCATGACGTTGCGTGGggaattttcaaaagtaaattCACCGGACCAACTTGTGCATCCGACCCTTAAGGGCAAGCTCGAAAAGCTTCGGGATGAGCTCAACCAGGGCCTATCTGCAGCTCCTAACTATGAAAGCTTGAAATACAAGCTTGACATGTTGAAAGAATTATCTAAAACCAAGAGTCTTGCTGAAAAGAGTAATAAGGGTGCCACATTAAAGCAGGAAATCAATAAAAAGTTTGCAGAAGTCATGGATCGGCCTgatataaaggagaaatacaGGGCACTGAAGGCTGAAATTGAAAATGTTGGGGTGTCTACAGTTCAGGATTTGGACCATGAGCTGAAGGAGAAAGTTGTAAAGGTGAAGAAAGAGATAGAGTTGGAATTGGCTAATGCACTCAAATCCTTGGGTTTGGATGTTGAGGTTGTGAAGTTAAAAGCAAAGGAGCTCAGTGAACAGACTTCATTCTCAGATGTCAAAGTCAAGATAGAAGAGTTGAATGAAGAAATTAAGGAAGGAATTGAAAGTGTTGTCAAGTCATCAGATCTGAAAGAAAAGATTGAGCTACTGAAGTTGGAGGTTGCAAAGGCAGGAAAGACGCCTGATGCGGTGTCCAAAAATAGAATTGCAGCTTTGGAGCAACAAATTAAGCAGACCCTTGCAGAGGCCTTGGATTCTTCAAACCTAAAAGAGAAGCATGAGAAGCTCAAGGCAGAGATTTCCAAAACCATTGAATCTTCTGGAGGATTGGATGGAAGTTTGAAAACACAATATGAACCAAGAGTAGAGATGAATGTAGGTGCAAATCGCACCTTTGCTTAA
- the LOC133872207 gene encoding steroid 5-alpha-reductase DET2 — protein sequence MVVSDQSLFHHSLLTLFLIGPPTFISCCFLQAPYGKHSRPGWGPTIYPPLAWFLMESPTLWLTLLIFPYGLHSSNPKSLVLISPFLFHYFHRTCIYPLRLHRNTARRSNAASAGFPVSMAVMGFGFNTLNAYLQARWVSQYKDYEGDGWFWWRFFGGLVVFWGGMAVNMRADRVLVGLKKEGGGYKVPRGGWFELVSCPNYLGEMVEWLGWVVMTWSWAGLGFFLYTCANLVPRARAHHRWYLEKFGEDYPKARKAVIPFLY from the coding sequence ATGGTGGTCTCAGATCAGAGCCTGTTCCACCACAGCCTGCTGACCCTCTTCCTCATAGGACCCCCAACCTTCATCTCCTGCTGCTTCCTCCAAGCACCCTACGGCAAGCACAGCCGTCCGGGATGGGGCCCCACCATTTACCCACCTCTGGCCTGGTTCCTCATGGAGAGCCCAACCCTATGGCTCACCCTCCTCATCTTCCCCTACGGCCTCCACTCCTCCAATCCCAAGTCCCTCGTTCTCATCTCCCCCTTCCTCTTCCACTACTTCCACCGCACCTGCATCTACCCGCTTCGCCTCCACCGCAATACGGCTCGCCGGAGCAACGCCGCTAGTGCTGGCTTTCCGGTCTCGATGGCAGTGATGGGTTTTGGGTTTAATACACTGAATGCTTATTTGCAAGCCAGATGGGTGTCTCAGTACAAGGATTATGAGGGCGATGGGTGGTTCTGGTGGCGGTTTTTTGGTGGGTTGGTGGTGTTTTGGGGTGGCATGGCGGTGAACATGAGGGCTGATAGGGTTTTGGTGGGTCTGAAGAAGGAGGGTGGAGGGTATAAGGTGCCGAGGGGAGGGTGGTTTGAGCTGGTGAGCTGCCCGAACTACTTGGGTGAGATGGTGGAGTGGTTGGGTTGGGTGGTGATGACATGGTCTTGGGCTGGCCTAGGTTTTTTCCTCTACACGTGTGCCAACTTGGTGCCCAGGGCACGTGCGCACCATAGATGGTATCTAGAGAAGTTTGGGGAGGATTATCCCAAGGCTAGAAAAGCTGTCATCCCCTTCTTGTATTGA